DNA sequence from the Bacillota bacterium genome:
TGGCAGCCATCCTCCTCGCCATTGCCCTACTGGTCCTCTACCAACGGCCGGCAAAGGAAAGGGATCCCTGGGCCCTTTTGCTGACCACCACCCAACCCCGGGGTACTAAGGCGCTAGATTACTCGCCCCTTGTGGCCCAGCTTGAAGAATACATCGCCGCCGTAGACAACGCCCAGTTCGGCATCTACTTTCAGGATCTCCATTCGGGCCAGGCCTTTGGGATCAACGAGGAGCACCCCTTCACCGCCGCCAGTACCATTAAGGTCCCCTTAGTTCTATATCTCAACCATCTGGTCGCCGAAGGCAAGGAAGACTTTAACACCCGGATCCGTTATGTGCCGGAACGACACCACCAGGGGGGCAACGGTGTTTTGCAATATGATGGCCGGGAAGAGTTCGAATATTCCCTCCGGATCCTGAGCAATCTGACCATCACCATCAGTGATAACATAGCCACGGCGATGTTACTGGACTATCTGGGCCGACCTAACTTCGTCGATTACATGAAAAGCCTCGGGGGCAAGACAGTCTATCCCACCGGTAAAAACGTGACCACCGCCCGGGATATGGGGGTCTACCTCAACGCACTATTGGACTTCGCAAAAGAACATCCCCACCTCGGGCAGCGGATCCTAGATGACATGGCCCACTCCATTTTCCATATCGGCATCCCCCAATTCTTACCCAAAGACATTGTCGTCGCCCACAAGGAAGGAGATCTGGACGGAGTCACCAACGACGTGGGAATCGTCTTTACAGAACACCCCTATATCCTCGCGGTCCTTTGCATGGGCGGCATCAGCTATGACGAAGGGTTTGCCCACATCGGGGCCATCAGCAGACTGGTGTATGACTACCAGTCCCAGCTGTCCCGCCACTAGCCAGCGGTAAAGTGTGCCAGTGATGAAACCGCACCACCCCGGCAACACTACAACCACAGGAAAACTGGAGAGGTGGACAATCTTTGCAAGTAACATCGATCTTCCAAAACATCGAAATCACTGTGCCCATCTTACCTTCCCTGGCCAGGCTCTTTGAGCGCCGCACCGAAACCTACGGTCCCGGGGAAGAAGTCGCCCCCCATCTAAAGATTCACTTTTCCCAAAGCGCACCCGCGGAACTGGTCCAGCGGATCCGCCACGGCAAGTTTGACGATCCCCACTGGGTTAAGCTGTGCCTGATGGGCAGCCGCCTTCGCACCCTGCGGGACTTGCGGGATCTTTTGGTGCTCAACTACCTGGGGGATCATTTCCAACGGAGCGGTCTTGTGCTTTACCCCCATCAGTTGAACGCCGTCAGAAAGGTGGTCCATCAGATGAACGGCCGGGCAATCTTGGCCGATGAGGTGGGGCTGGGGAAGACCATTGAAGCCGGCATGATCCTGAAAGAATATATTCTCCGCAACGAAGTACACAACGCTCTCATTCTCGTCCCCTCCACCCTGGTCTGGCAGTGGTTCTTTGAGCTGAAGGACAAATTCAATATCCCGGTACGCATCCAACGCACCCTTTACGATTGGGACAAAGGTGGGTATCTCATCGCCTCTATCGACACGGCTAAAAGGCCCGAAAACCGCGAGATTATTTGTCAACAACACTATGATCTGGTGATCGTCGATGAAGCCCACAAACTAAAGAACGAAAGGACCCAGAACTACCAGTTGGTAAACTCCATCGTGAAGAAGTATTTCTTGCTCTTGACCGCCACGCCAGTCCAAAACGATCTTAAGGAACTATACAACCTCATCAACCTGCTGCGCCCAGGGCAGCTGGGCACCTACCGGGATTTTCAAAACAACTTCACCCTCGATAAGCGCATCACCCAAAACACCGAAAGGTTAAGGGAATTGATCAGCTCCGTCATGATCCGCAACCGGCGGGGAAAGGACACCATCGAACTTCCCCAGCGCATCGTGAACTTGGTACCGGTAACCATGACCGAGGGGGAAGCAAAGCTGTATCAGCAGATCCTGGAATTCGTCCGGATCAGGACGGAACTGGTACCTGGTAACATACTTGCGGATCTCACCCTACTACGGGAAGCCTGTTCCAGTCCCCAGGCGGTAGCTTTCACCTTGGAAAACATCCTTGATCAAGGGGTGGGCGCAAGCGCCTGTCAATATCTATGCCATCTTTTGGGTTTGGCCCTATCCATCGAGCGCACCGCCAAGATGGACTGCATCCTGGAGCTTTTGGAGCAGCTTGATGAAAAGGTCATCATCTTTACGGAGTACAAGGCCACCCAGCTGGCCCTGTGGCGGCTCCTTACCCAAAAGGGGTACCCGACGTTGATCTTTAACGGGGAGCTTTCCCGCAGTCAAAAGCACTGGATCCGTTCCCTTTTCAAAGTCAAAGCCCAAGTGCTCGTCTCCACGGAGTCGGGGGGAGAAGGACTTAACCTACAGTTTTGTCGGAACGTGATCAATTTCGATCTCCCCTGGAACCCACTGCGCATCGAACAGCGCATCGGGCGGGTCCACCGCCTAGGCCAAACCAAGGACGTCCAGATCTTCAACCTGGCCACCACCAACACCATCGAGGAACACATCCTTTACCTGCTCCATGAAAAGTTGGACCTCTTCCGCCAGGTGGTGGGAGACCTGGACAGCATCCTCAGCAAGAAGGGCACAAACTTCGAACAGCGGCTGGCAACCCTGCTCCTCAAACATAGGGAGAAAAATGCCCTCTTGTCTGCCCTGGACAGGTTTGCCCAGGAGCTAACAACCAAAAAGCAACGGGATGCGTCCCAGCAAACCAATCTGGAAGCACTACTGGGAGGATAGATGATGGAACAGGCTGTGAAGGAATTTACCTTAGAGTTCTTTGCCACCCTGGGGGCAGCCCTCCATGACCAGGGGGGACTGCTCCGGGTCCAGTTGACCGACGATCAAGTCAGTGAAATCGAAAACCGGTTCAGCAAGCCTGCGGTATGGGAGTTTGTCTTCACGAAAGAGGATCTTGACCGCTACCCCCAGGCAGAACTCTTGCGACCCGGTTCCCGGCGGTTGGACCAACTGATCGACACCGCGGCCCACAAGGGCTGGCTTTGCCGGCGATATATCAGCAAGGGAGCTTCGGTCCTCCGGCCCCATATTCTCTTTCACTTCCGTCTAACCTTCACTGGAAGCCACCAACCCGACCGGCTCCTTTCCCTCGGTGTGGACTTAACCAGGGGCATCCTAGTGGAGGATTTGGCAAAGCAAGTGGAAAGGGAGCAGGGAGAAAGCTCTCCTCCGGCGGGGGTTACCCTGCTGCCCCGGAAGATCGGTTACCGCCGGGCGTACCGCCTGGCCTGTGAAGGAATCAAAGCATTGCTCCAGGCAGAAGACCACCGTTGGGCGGAGAGTGCCGCCCTCAGCCTGACCCAAGAACGCCGGCACCTGCAGGAGCACTACCGCCGTCTCCAAGAGCAACAGCCGGGACAGGATCTGGCCAAGGAACTAGAGACCCGCCTCCGGGAACAAGAACAGCGCTTCTCCCCGAAGATCCTGGCCTACCCGGTGGCTACGGAACTTGTGTTTTTGCCGGAAAATTAAGGGCCCTGCTTGCGGGGCCCTTGGGTTGGAATGGGGGTAACATTACTCCTGCGGGGACTTTAAGTCAGCAATCACTGCGGCCAGGACGTTGGCGAACAATTCTGCGGACTTAAGGGCCTGCTTGAGTGTGTTCCCACGGTAATCACCGATATAGACCACCACTGAGTTATCCAGGTAATTGCCGTTGAGATTCTCATGTTTCACCTGGATCCGTCGCAGCAACCCCGGATACATCTCTTCCATTTTGTCCCGCAGCTTTTCCGCAAAGGCCAAATTGGCTGCGGCTCTGGGGTTGCTGGCGTCGCCGGTCACCAGCAGGATGGTTGCGGCCTCTTCACCGTTAATCTTGGTCACCGTATACCCCTCACCCCGGTCGGGCAAGCCGTCCCGATGCACGTCGATCACAAACTCGATGGTGGGGTACTTCTGCAGGGCCGCTTCGATGGTACTCTTTGCCCGGGTGTAGGCCTCACTCCAACGGGGATAATCATGGACTGTGACATCGTGCACCGCCAGGATCCCCTTGGTGGCAAGGTGATTCACCAACGCCTCCCCCACTCGCACAATGTCCCCTTCCTGACCCTTGGTGGTGTTAGCTTCATTGGGCGAGTAGTTCTCCGATGCGTGCGCATGGTACACCAGCACACTGACTTCCACCGTCGGCGGTGGCGCCACGTCCTCAACCTCTGTCCGCGGCTCCTCCGGTGGTGGGGGCTCCGCCCCGGGGAAGAGTCCAAAGATCTTTGCGGCAATCGCTCCCACAACAACCAGTACTATTAGGATGAACACAAGACCTGGCCCGTCTTTTTTGGGTGTTCGTAAGTTAGCCATGTCCTTTCCCCCCTTCCGAGATAAATATATTCCGCCCCCAGGCGAAATATAACAGGGAGGATGACAAGTCCAAAAAAGACGGGCCGCCTACATATCAGAGGGGTCCCGTACCCGCGGGAACCACTTTGCTCTCTTCGGCGGTGAAGTGCCAGCGCACCACACCGGCACCCGCCGTTCCTAGGTCCATACCATTTACCCGGAGAGTAACCACATCACCGCGCCCAAACTTGGCATAGATCTCGGTCCCCTGAAACATTCTGATCTCACCGATCGGCAGAAAATCATAGTAGGCCCGCTGGCCATCGACATAAAGTTCCAGCCAACAACTGTCCTCCGCCGAAACCTCCAATACCAAGGACGGGGCCACAGCCTGCACCCCAGCCAGGCCTTCTTCGGCCCCCACGTCCTCCTGTTCACCCGTCTGCGGTGGCGTGGCGTCCACCGGTTCCTCGGGCAACTGTGCCGGCTCCTCCGACATTTCTTCCTCTAGTTCCCTTTCCTCTTGCTCTACCCCCACTGCGGGGTTCGTCCCCGGCTCCGGCGGTACCACTGCGGTGTCCGCCGGCGGTGCCAAGGCATCCACATCGGACCCCAGTCCTTCCTCCTGCCACACTCCAGAACTGGGTAGATTCGGCTCCGCTGGCGTCGGCCGGTAGTATTCCCACAGTTTGTACCCGATGAAGGCCAGGATCACCAAAAGCAAAGCGGTTAGAATCGCCCGTCCGAAGGAAGGTTTGGCTATCTTCAGTTCCCGGATGCTGGCATCTTGGCTAGCGGCACTCTGGCCATAGGAAGTTTCGTCTTCGACCACCGTGGGCCCCTTTAACTGCTCGTACCAGGTGAGCACATTCTCCCCAGGCACTCCCACTGCCTCCGCGTAGCTTTTCAGGAAACCCTTCAAGTATACCTCGCCGGGGATCACCTCAAAGTCGCCTTCCTCGATAGCCCGCAGATACTTGATCCGGATCTTGGTGATCTGCTCTAACTCCTCGAGGGTGATTCCCTTCTTCTGCCGCTCTTGGTAAAGAAAGTCGCCCAACTCCCGCACAATTCTTCCCCCCCTTTGCCCTTCGGCATTACTCCGTAGCTTTGTATTCCGTTGAACGAACTAAGACCTCCCGGGGTTTGCTCCCCAGGGACGGTCCCACAATCCCGCGGGCTTCCATCATGTCAATGAGGCGACCGGCCCGGTTGTAACCGATCCTGAACCGGCGCTGCAACATGGAAACCGAAGCTTGTCCCGTCTCCAGCACCAACTGCACCGCTTCATCGTACAGCTCGTCGGTTTCGTCGAAAACGTCCCCCACGGTGTCGGGCTCAGTGATCTCCACGATGTACTCGGGACTACCTTGTTTTTTCCAAAAGGTCACCAACTTGTTGACCTCTTCATCAGATACGAAGGCTCCCTGGGCCCGAAAAGGTTTGGTGGCTCCCATGGGGTAAAAGAGCATATCACCTTTACCCAACAATCGCTCGGCACCTACACAGTCAAGAATCGTGCGGGAGTCCACCCCCGAGGAAACGGCAAAGGCAATCCGCGATGGGATGTTAGCCTTGATTAGACCCGTAATCACATCCACCGAAGGCCGCTGGGTGGCAATCACCAGGTAAATCCCCGCAGCCCGAGCCATCTGGGCCAAACGGCAAATGGACTCCTCCACATCCTTGGCCGCCACCATCATCAAATCCGCCAGCTCATCGATAACCACCACGATCCGCGACAAATAAGCCAGTTCTTCCTCCGCCTCCGTGGGTTCTTTAGTAGTTTGCTTTTCCACCCAGCGATTATACCCGTCAATATTCCGCACCCCCACCTCGGCAAAGAGGGAGTACCGCCTTTCCATCTCTCTGACCACCCACTTGAGGGTTTCCGAAGCCTGCCGGGGGTCCGTCACCACCGGAGCGATCAGATGGGGGATCCCATCGTAAACCGCCAACTCCACCCGTTTCGGGTCAATCAGGATCAGCTTCACCTCATCGGGCTTAGCACCATAAAGTAAACTAGCGATGATGCAGTTGATACACACACTCTTTCCAGAACCGGTGGCCCCGGCAATAAGCAGGTGGGGCAAACGATCCAGGGAGGCAATCACCGGTTTTCCCGCCACGTTCTTCCCCACGGCCACCGCGAGCTTAGAGGTGGCGTTGCGGAACTCATCGGTATCCAAAAGCTCCCGCAGGTAGACACTTTCCGTTTCCCGATTGGGCACCTCGACCCCCACCACCGATTTTCCGGGCACCGGTGCCTCAATCCGTACATCCTGGGCCGCTAGGGCCAAGGCAATATCATCCGCGAGGCCAGTGATACGGCTCACCTTGATCCCCGCGGGGGGCTGAATCTCAAACCGGGTGACCACCGGACCCCGCAGCACATTGGCGATCTTGGCCTCGATCCCGAAACTCCGTAAGGTCTCCAGAAGAAGCTCCCCCGCCTCCTGGATACCATCATCGGAGACAGGCTGCGGCTTCTTCTTCTGCAAAAGGGACAGGGGAGGCAACCGCAAGGTCCCCTTGGGCTTCTTGACCGAAGCCGACCCGCTCTTGGGCGGCTTCTTCGACGGCTTCGAAGGCACCTCTTCGTGCTCTTCGTCCAAGGGTTCCAGCTCTTCCTCCTCTACTTCCAGCTCCTCCTCCAGGGGCAGGGTCTCTTGCTTTGCCCCTAGGGGCAGTTCCTCCGTCTCCTCTTCCTCCAGGTCCCCGAACTCCTCCTCCGCCCCCTTCCGCCGGAACAACCAGTCCCGCAACTGAGACAATTCATCCACCAGGCCCTGGCCGAAATGGACCAGCCCCCGCCCCAGTAGGCCGAAGACCCCGGTGAATCGTCCCGCCACCCACTGGGTCTGCCGGGACAGTGGGGTATCGATGAAAAGCTCAATGGCAATCAAGGTTGCTGCCACGAGGACGATGTAGGTACCCTTGCTGCCAAAGGCCTTCAGCAGGGCTGCAGCCAGGATCCGCCCCAACACCCCGCCACCATCGCTATACTTCTCCGTGGTGGGAAAGGACACAGGGGTACGCACCAGATGTAAGACCACAACCAAAACCAGTCCCAGCAAGATCAGGGCCAAGGTACGGGATCGGCCGATGGTCCCGACATATCCCTTCAAGAAGGTGGCACCACCGCAGAAAAACAGGATCAAAAGCGCGATGGGGGCCGCTGAACCAAGGAGCCAACGGCATACTTCCGTCATATACTTCCCCACCACACCGGTTACTGGCCAATACAGGCCGATCAGGCCAAAGATGGCAACAGCCATCACAATGATCCCGATGATCTCCCCACGCCGACGGGAGGATACCAGTTTTGTCTCACTGCCTGTGGCAAGACCACCCTGATTCACCATTAATCACCTCAAGTAAGACATCAACACTAGATTCGACACAAGATTTACAAATACCTTTAGCGGAGCATAACCACCGCTCCATGGCGTCCCGTAGCGGAATACCCCTGCTGTTGGGCCCCACGGTGGGAAAAGAACAAATCCCCGTGGCACTTTGTACAAAGACCACTCACCAGGATGTTCCCGGAGGGCAGACCGTAGTCCACAAGAATTTGCCTGTTGATCCCCTGCAGATCCAAGGTGGAATCAACGGGCCGCCCAAACTTCTCCGCAAAGAGCCGGCGGACCTCCTCCCCCACCGTATAACAACAGGCACCGATGGCGGGACCAATTATGACCTGGATCCGATCCAGGTCACAGCCGAATTGTCCCTCCAGGACCCTAAGCATACGGGCGGCGATCCCTTCCAGGGTACCCCGCCAACCGGCATGGGCCACAGCACACACCCGCGGTGCCGGACAATAATACAGCAGGGGTACGCAATCGGCATAGAAACATACCAAAGGTACACCCCGCTGGGCCGTCACCAGGCCGTCCACCTCCCAGAGTCCCTCCTGGCTTTGGGCTCCCCGACCGGCCTCGGCAGCACCAACGATCGCGATGTCTGTTCCGTGGACCTGGGCAGCACAGGTCATCAATTCCGCAGAAAAACCCAGGGCCCGGGCCAGGCGGCGGCGATTCTCCAACACTAGCCCAGGCTCATCACCCACATGCAAGCCCAGGTTCAGGGTACCGTAGGGTCCAGTACTGACCCCCCCACCCCGGGTGCTGACGCAAAGAACAGCGTCCTGCGCACCCACCGCCTCCAAGAACAACAAGCCTCCCCTACGTCGCCAAGCCAGTTTCATCCGACTTCACCGGGTCCCCACACGTAGCACGAAGACCCAGTGTGACCTCCTTTCCTCCGGGGCTTTCACCGTGCAGCCCAAATCAAAACAGCAAGGATCCCGGTTACCCACAAACCCTGCCTCTCGGCCTAATCGTCCTTGGCAGACCGTCTCTGATCCGCCAGCAGACCTTCCAATTCCTCGAGGAAACGGTTAATATCCTTAAACTGCCGATAGACCGAAGCAAAGCGCACGTAAGCCACCTCATCGGTCTTCAGCAAAGCATCCATCACCAGCTCCCCGATAAACTGGGAACTTACCTCCCGTTGACCCGTGGCATAGATCCTCCGCTCGATCTCATCTACCATCTGCTCCACCTGTTGGCCACTCACCGGTCGCTTTTCCAGAGCCTTGATCATGCCGCCGATGATCTTGTTCCGATCATACATCTCCCGCCGGCCATCCTTCTTCACCACCATTAAAGGATACTCCTCGGGCCGTTCATAGGTGGTAAAACGGCGTTTGCAGACACTGCATTCCCGCCGGCGGCGGATGGCATTGCGTTCCTGTATCATCCGGGTGTCCACCACCCGGCTACCACTCTGTGCGCAAAAGGGACATCTCACCCCGTCACCGCCGCGATCCACCGTTTTAGATCCACGGCGGCCCACCCCCTTCTTAATTCTCTTCTCCGTCCGTTCCTCAAGCAAAGCAACGAGATAACCAGCTCCCTGGCCACCGACACCGGAACCCTATTGCCAATCCTTAGCCTACACCGGAAATATGACCCTTACAACCAAGGGACACCGACTATGTAATCGTATGTGAGGCGCATCATCGCGTCCGGTGGCATCCCTTCCTATTGTATATAACCCCCGTCTTGGTTCCGAAGGACCCCCGGGAGTAGGTCGTACCTGAGGGATGGGCCGGGTATCGTCGGCAAGAGGTCCTCCGCCCCGGAGGCTACTACCCGGCCACGGTTTTCCGCGGTTTTAGACAGCCCTGGACAAAGGCCCGGTAGGGCTGAGAAAACCGCTATAATTCAATTGTACTGCAATTGCAGGGGCATCGCAAATACAAGGGGCAGGAAATGGGGGAAGAAAAAAAGACAAAAAAAGAGCCGCACTGAACCTGCGGCCACTGGCAAGAGGTTATGTTTACCCTATGCACCCACGTTCGCTGGCAATTCCACGAGAATCACATCCACCCCGATCTTCTTGATCCTTTCGATGGGGATCTGGATATCCTCACCCCGGCCAAAGAAATTGAACAGCTTCTGGGGTGCAGGCAGAATCACTGCGTTGATCCGTCCCGTCTCTAGGTCCACGTCTAGATCGTAAATGTACCCTAGTTTGCGACCATCGGCAATATTCACTACATCCCGCATGCGTAACTCACTGGCTTTCAGTTGCACCGGCTACCCCTCCCACCTTCGGTAGGAATCATCCAGATACCTTAATATATGCAGGGGGAGGGAAAGGTGTTACTTTCCCGCGGCCAAGGCACTCCACCACTGGCGTAACTGCAATCCTCCCTTGACTAGCCACTGGGGTAAGTAGTCGATGAATTTCCATCGATACTGAATCTTCACCGTCCCAGTACCACTTTCGGCAGCCTCGGTGGTATTCTTGGGCACGATCTGGGTTTCCTGATCCTCGATAAGACACAGGGGCGGGAATAGCACACACCACCAATTGTCCCCCTGCCCCCCTCCGATGATCACCCGCACCGCCAGGTAATCACCCGCGGGCACCTCCAAATCCCCGTAGGTCCGATCAGGGAAGGGATGGACCCCCATCTCCACTTGTACTGGATAGTCGTAACCCATGGCGATCACAGGGCCCCGGGCCACCTCCGCCAACCAGGACAAGTTCTCCGCCAGGATCACCGCCGCCTCGTCCTTACTCTTCACATCCTGCAACAACTCCTTGGTGGCCAATCGCACCACATCCCGTACCAATAGTTTCAACTGCTGATCCTCAGGATCATTGCTGTTGGCCAGGATATGTAAACGAATCAACCGATCCGACAGGTCCTGTGGGGTTTGTTTCAGATTACCGGCCAGGACCCCGACGGTGATCATCGAAAGAAGAAGCAAGCTACATACAAACAACTTCATCCGCACTCGCTTAGCCACGTCACCAACCCCCTAAATACTCAACTGCCGTCGCAGATTCTTCAAAGCGGCCTTTTCCAAGCGGGAGACCTGGGCCTGGGAGATGCCGATCTCGTCGGCCACCTCCATCTGGGTCTTGCCGCCATAAAAGCGCATGGTAAGGATCTTCTTCTCCCGCTCCGACAACCGGGATAGACACTCCTTAATGGAGATACCCTCCACCCAGTTGGTGTCCTCGTCCTTCGCGTCGCTAATCTGGTCCATGACAAAGATGGGATCACCGCCATCATGGTAGATGGGCTCGAACAGGGAGATGGGGTCTTGGATGGCATCCAAGGCGAAGACCACTTCCTCCCTGGGAATCCCCAGTTCTTCAGCAATCTGGGTGATGGTAGGCTCGGCTCCGGTCTCGTTGGCTAACCGGTCCCGTACCTGCAAAGCCTTGTAGGCGATATCCCGCAAAGACCTTGACACCCGGATGGGGTTGTTGTCCCTTAAGTAGCGTCTGATTTCCCCGATAATCATCGGCACGGCATAGGTAGAAAAACGTACATTCTGACTCAAATCAAAGTTGTCGATGGCTTTCATTAATCCGATACAACCCACTTGAAAAAGATCATCAAGATGCTCGCCCCGGTTGCTAAACCTTTGGATCACACTGAGCACCAACCGCAGATTACAGCGTACCAACTCCTGACGGGCCTCGTCGTCCCCCTCCTTCACCTGTTTCAGGAGTTCCATCATCCGCTCATTTTTCAGCACGGGCAATTCCGATGTGTTGACCCCACAGATTTCCACCTTGTTGGGCACTTTCATGACATCCCTCCCTCCTCAACACCGTATTCTCATTATTGCCACCTTCCGCCGGCTTTATTCTTTTTTGTACTAAGGGAGGAATGTATCCGATGGGCCGGTAATATCTATTAATAATATAGATGACTTTTTGCGGACAAGGAGCGCTGCGGGTATGGCCGACTATATCCGAATCATCTACCTTGACCAGCTGATCCTCTGGGGATTGGTGAACTTCCTCTTCGATTACCTCCTACTGTGGGCCACCAAGGAAATCGCCCGGGCGGAGGTCCGCCGGGGGCGCATGTTCCTTGCTGCCGCCTTCGGTACCATCTATTTTATCCTTTTTCGGCTCAGTTATTACCAAGCCATCCCCTTTTACAACATTTTCGGATCCCTCTTTACCATTTTCCTCGTCTCGCTGGCCATGGTCTATCTGTGTTTTTGGCCCCAATATCGGACCCGCTTTTTGCGTGTGTTGGCCTACTTCTACCTCGTCTTTTTGCTCAGCGGCGGCGCAGGTACCCTGACCGCCCTGTTCCTCTTCGGCACACCCCAAAACCCCAATATGCTCTGGGGTATGCTGGCCTCCATCTTTTCCATCCTGCTGGTAGCGGAGATCGGTTGGGGGGTCATGCAGGATCAGTTGTATCAGCGAGTGTACAAAACTAAGATCCAGGTACAATTCGGTGCCCACAAGGTCGGTTGCACCGCCCTATTAGACACAGGAAATCACCTGCGGGACCCCTTCAGCAAGGTCCCGGTGGTAGTCATGGAACTGAGTGTATTACAGGATATCTTGCCCAAGGAGGTAGTGGAATTTGTGCGCCGGACGACCGAGGGTAATCTGGAAACCATTGACCGGCTGTCCCTTAACCAGGAGTGGTCCACCCGCTTCCGCTGTATCCCCTTCTCCTCCCTAGGAAAGGAAAGCGGACTGTTAGTAGGATTTCGACCGGACGCCCTGTGGATCGCAGCCGGCAAGAAGACCTTGCCTGTACCTGAGGTGGTAGTGGCCCTGACCAGTCAACGGCTGTCCAAGGATGAGAGCTATCGGGCTCTGGTCCATCCCGACGTGTTGAAGATGACCTTAGAAGGCTCTGGACAAATCATCGGATCCCGGGAAGGAGGCAAAGCGGTCAATGCGACCAATTACTAAGCTCAGAATCTATCTGCAGTTACACCTGATCCGCCTTTTGGCCTTTATGGGGCTCCGCCCCGGCGAAATCCATTATATCGGCAGTTCCGAGACCTTACCTGCTCCCCTCT
Encoded proteins:
- a CDS encoding sigma-E processing peptidase SpoIIGA codes for the protein MADYIRIIYLDQLILWGLVNFLFDYLLLWATKEIARAEVRRGRMFLAAAFGTIYFILFRLSYYQAIPFYNIFGSLFTIFLVSLAMVYLCFWPQYRTRFLRVLAYFYLVFLLSGGAGTLTALFLFGTPQNPNMLWGMLASIFSILLVAEIGWGVMQDQLYQRVYKTKIQVQFGAHKVGCTALLDTGNHLRDPFSKVPVVVMELSVLQDILPKEVVEFVRRTTEGNLETIDRLSLNQEWSTRFRCIPFSSLGKESGLLVGFRPDALWIAAGKKTLPVPEVVVALTSQRLSKDESYRALVHPDVLKMTLEGSGQIIGSREGGKAVNATNY